The following proteins come from a genomic window of Stanieria sp. NIES-3757:
- a CDS encoding short-chain dehydrogenase has protein sequence MKGKQVLLTGGTGGLGLGVMRVLLAQDAKVTTPYRSERSLEPLQEAFTTVELESIRLVETNLSDEQSLERLVNGMERVDALIHTVGGYSMGKTHEYSFEAWKKDIDLNLNTAFLVCKHSLRRMLEQGYGRIVTVGSRAAFEPGGQLAAYSASKAGVVALTKAIADETKGTNITANVVLPSVIDTPKNRQDMGEENAHLWVTPESLGQVICFLASEAAKDVRGAAVPVYGSA, from the coding sequence ATGAAAGGCAAACAGGTATTGCTAACGGGCGGTACAGGTGGACTGGGCTTAGGCGTGATGAGAGTTTTACTAGCTCAGGATGCTAAAGTTACCACTCCGTACCGCAGTGAAAGGTCTTTAGAGCCTCTTCAAGAAGCATTTACAACAGTCGAGCTTGAGAGCATTCGGCTGGTGGAAACAAACCTCTCTGATGAACAGTCGCTCGAACGATTAGTCAATGGCATGGAACGCGTGGACGCTCTGATTCATACCGTAGGCGGCTACTCAATGGGAAAAACTCATGAATATAGTTTTGAAGCTTGGAAAAAAGACATTGACTTAAATCTTAATACTGCATTCTTAGTTTGCAAGCATAGTCTGAGACGGATGTTAGAGCAAGGTTACGGGCGTATTGTCACGGTAGGGTCGCGGGCAGCATTCGAGCCCGGCGGGCAGTTGGCAGCTTATTCTGCTTCTAAGGCGGGAGTTGTGGCACTGACAAAGGCGATCGCAGATGAAACAAAAGGAACAAACATCACAGCGAATGTTGTTCTCCCCAGCGTCATTGATACTCCTAAAAATCGACAGGACATGGGTGAGGAAAATGCTCATTTGTGGGTAACTCCTGAATCTTTAGGGCAGGTAATTTGTTTCTTGGCATCAGAGGCCGCGAAAGATGTGCGAGGTGCTGCTGTGCCAGTCTATGGCAGTGCCTAA